A section of the Zavarzinella sp. genome encodes:
- a CDS encoding amidohydrolase family protein — MIDMHIHAVTPQLPGVRSFPEYLDGPPDSVASILQQQMHDSGTEAILGMGHLGGSTEDPLGIASTLRIAAFLPQLYAIGIADPTRTSTDHLQQVEQQIKSGKVIALKGYLGYLYYGPDSPNYIPYYELAARYQLPFIFHTGDNYSDFAKVKYAHPLLVDEVAVDHRGVNFVMAHFGNPWITDAAEVLYKNENVWADLSGLLVGDENYFASLNERGILRRTIERIRQGIEFTERPDKFLYGTDWPLAPMKIYRDFVRQLFPETVHQAVFHDNAKNLFRLP; from the coding sequence ATGATTGATATGCACATTCATGCCGTCACCCCACAGTTACCTGGTGTGCGGTCTTTTCCTGAATATCTTGATGGCCCACCCGATTCTGTTGCCAGTATCCTGCAGCAGCAAATGCACGATTCCGGTACTGAAGCAATCCTGGGCATGGGGCATCTTGGTGGCAGCACAGAAGATCCGCTTGGAATCGCATCGACGCTTCGTATTGCCGCTTTTCTCCCACAGTTGTATGCGATTGGAATTGCCGACCCGACACGAACATCGACAGACCACCTGCAACAGGTTGAGCAGCAGATCAAAAGTGGCAAGGTAATTGCCCTGAAAGGCTATCTGGGTTATCTGTATTACGGACCTGACAGCCCAAACTATATTCCCTACTACGAATTGGCGGCACGCTACCAGTTGCCGTTTATTTTTCACACCGGCGACAATTACTCGGACTTTGCCAAGGTGAAGTACGCCCACCCATTGCTGGTGGATGAAGTAGCTGTTGACCACCGTGGGGTCAATTTTGTGATGGCACACTTTGGTAATCCCTGGATTACCGATGCTGCCGAAGTTCTTTACAAAAATGAGAATGTGTGGGCCGATCTGTCTGGTTTACTGGTGGGTGACGAAAACTATTTTGCTAGTTTGAACGAACGTGGCATCCTGCGACGCACCATCGAGCGGATCAGACAGGGGATTGAATTTACCGAACGGCCAGATAAGTTCCTGTATGGCACCGACTGGCCACTGGCACCGATGAAGATCTACAGAGACTTTGTGCGTCAATTATTCCCCGAAACAGTTCATCAGGCGGTGTTCCACGATAATGCCAAAAACCTGTTTCGATTACCTTAA